ATCCGGTCTGAACACCCTCAGCCGAGCGTGAGCAGGAGGGACAGCGCAAAGGGGCTTGTGCGAATCCTTTATTTCGATAAAACGCGAAATATGGAAATAACGATTCCCCTCCGCCTGTCCACCCTTGGGCACCCGCAACGGCTCGCCGTGTTCCGCCTGCTGATGCGGCGCTATCCGGGCCGCGTCGCCGCCGGTGAAATCGGCACCGCGCTGGATGTGAAGCCCAGCACATTATCGTCATATCTTTCTGCTTTGGTGCAGGTGGGGCTGGTGACCCAGACCCGCGAGGGCACCTCGCTGCTTTACCAGGTGGATATGGACGGGATGCGTGAGACGATGAATGGGCTGTTCCTGGATTGCTGCCGGGGCCGCCCTGAATTGTGCGCGCCAACCGATCTTTCCAACTTCGCGACGAGCCCACTCATGACCCACCCGGCCTTCAATGTCCTGTTCATCTGCACCGGCAATTCCGCCCGCTCGATCTTTGCCGAGACCCTGTTGCGGGACGAAGGCGGTGACCGGTTCAACGTCTTTTCAGCAGGGACCAGGCCCTATTCCGAGCTGAACCCCCACGCGGTCGAGGTGCTGCGCGCCAAGGGTCATGACGTGACCCGCCTGCGCGCCAAGAATATTGCGGAATTTACCACCCCCGAGACGCCGAAGTTCGATTTCGTCTTTACCGTCTGCGACCGCGCCGCAAACGAGGAATGCCCGGCCTGGCAGGGGCAACCGATCTCGGCCCATTGGGGCATGCCTGACCCGGTCAAGGCCGAGGGCAATGGCGCGCAGAAAAGCCTCGCCTTTCAGCAGGTCTATGGCACGCTCAGAAACCGCATTCGCGCATTCGCTAACCTGCCTTTCGAGCAGCTTGACCGGATTTCCCTGCAACGCGCGGTCGATGATCTGGGCCGCGAGGCCTGACCCGATCCGATCCGATTTTTCAAAGGAATTATCATGACCGTTTACGCACTGAATGGACTTGGCCGTA
The window above is part of the Ruegeria pomeroyi DSS-3 genome. Proteins encoded here:
- a CDS encoding helix-turn-helix domain-containing protein, with the translated sequence MEITIPLRLSTLGHPQRLAVFRLLMRRYPGRVAAGEIGTALDVKPSTLSSYLSALVQVGLVTQTREGTSLLYQVDMDGMRETMNGLFLDCCRGRPELCAPTDLSNFATSPLMTHPAFNVLFICTGNSARSIFAETLLRDEGGDRFNVFSAGTRPYSELNPHAVEVLRAKGHDVTRLRAKNIAEFTTPETPKFDFVFTVCDRAANEECPAWQGQPISAHWGMPDPVKAEGNGAQKSLAFQQVYGTLRNRIRAFANLPFEQLDRISLQRAVDDLGREA